One genomic region from Acidobacteriota bacterium encodes:
- the asnB gene encoding asparagine synthase (glutamine-hydrolyzing), which yields MCGIAAIADRDPRAPVSADAVHQMVRRLVHRGPEDEGLIARPGAALAMRRLSFMDIQGGQQPFSNERGDIHVVGNGEIYNYPDLRAELSALGHVFRSGSDIEAVVHAYEEWGGDAFARLRGMFAVALHDERTGALVAARDRAGEKPLFYAHTPQGLFLASEVKALLVRPEISREFDLGALDQFMTYEYVMAPRTLFTQIRKLPAAHHLVYRDGAVEVTRYWDAADTPVREWALPDAAQAVREALATAVDRQMMSDVPLGVFLSGGIDSSAIAAFMADAAVRRGVTVTSFSMGFRDETYNELPYARAVAERFGLTHVEDLVTADVATLFDPLVAHLDEPFADVSLFPTYMVSRLARQHVKGVLAGDGGDELFGGYDAYAAQALASRLSRVAPDVAWRLADRAASVVPPSEQKKGALNKVKRFLDGVAHHPADLGHFRWSTFMNQASRARLYTPAMREASLGGDVHREVRDALGAYQAGDVVNRELYADLRTYLADDILVKVDRMSMATSLETRAPFLDADVMTLAFSMPGHLKVRGHERKIVLKEALRGVLPDGILLRRKEGFSIPMKNWLRRDLQPLMRDLLSPERLRRRGLFEPREVDRLMQEHVAGRANHAHQLFSLMVFERWADALDAPVQLPRVATAVS from the coding sequence ATGTGCGGAATCGCCGCCATCGCCGATCGTGACCCGCGAGCGCCAGTCTCTGCCGACGCCGTCCATCAGATGGTGCGGAGGCTCGTGCATCGCGGGCCGGAAGACGAGGGACTGATCGCGCGGCCGGGCGCGGCGCTGGCCATGCGGCGCCTGTCCTTCATGGACATCCAGGGCGGGCAGCAGCCGTTCAGCAACGAGCGGGGCGACATCCATGTCGTCGGCAACGGCGAGATCTACAACTACCCGGACCTGCGCGCCGAACTGAGCGCCCTCGGTCACGTCTTCCGATCCGGCTCGGACATCGAGGCCGTCGTCCACGCGTACGAGGAGTGGGGGGGCGACGCGTTCGCCAGGCTGCGCGGCATGTTCGCCGTCGCGCTGCACGACGAACGGACCGGCGCGCTCGTCGCGGCGCGCGATCGTGCGGGGGAGAAGCCGCTCTTCTACGCGCACACGCCTCAGGGCCTGTTCCTCGCGTCGGAGGTCAAGGCGCTGCTCGTGCGCCCCGAGATCTCGCGCGAGTTCGATCTCGGCGCGCTCGATCAGTTCATGACGTACGAGTACGTCATGGCGCCGCGCACGCTGTTCACGCAGATCCGCAAGCTGCCGGCCGCGCATCACCTCGTGTATCGCGACGGGGCTGTCGAGGTGACGCGCTACTGGGACGCCGCCGACACGCCGGTGCGCGAATGGGCGTTGCCAGACGCCGCGCAGGCCGTGCGCGAGGCGCTGGCGACGGCCGTCGACAGGCAGATGATGTCCGACGTCCCGCTTGGCGTGTTCCTGTCGGGCGGCATCGACTCCAGCGCGATCGCGGCGTTCATGGCAGACGCGGCGGTGCGCCGCGGCGTGACGGTCACGAGCTTCAGCATGGGGTTCCGTGACGAGACCTACAACGAACTGCCGTATGCCCGCGCGGTGGCCGAGCGCTTCGGGCTCACGCACGTCGAGGATCTCGTCACGGCGGACGTCGCCACGCTCTTCGATCCGCTCGTGGCGCACCTCGACGAACCGTTCGCCGACGTGTCGCTGTTTCCCACCTACATGGTGTCGCGGCTCGCGCGCCAGCATGTGAAGGGCGTGCTGGCCGGCGATGGCGGCGACGAGTTGTTCGGCGGGTATGACGCGTATGCGGCGCAGGCGCTCGCCTCGCGGCTGTCGCGCGTGGCTCCCGACGTGGCGTGGCGGCTGGCCGATCGGGCGGCGAGCGTCGTTCCGCCGTCCGAGCAGAAGAAGGGCGCGCTCAACAAGGTGAAGCGCTTCCTCGACGGTGTGGCGCATCACCCGGCCGACCTCGGGCACTTCCGCTGGTCGACGTTCATGAACCAGGCGTCGCGCGCGCGCCTGTACACCCCGGCCATGCGCGAAGCGTCACTCGGCGGCGACGTCCATCGCGAAGTGCGTGACGCCCTCGGTGCGTATCAGGCAGGCGATGTGGTGAATCGCGAGTTGTACGCTGACCTGCGCACGTACCTGGCCGACGACATCCTGGTGAAGGTGGATCGCATGAGCATGGCGACCTCGCTCGAAACGCGTGCGCCGTTCCTCGACGCCGACGTGATGACGCTCGCGTTCTCGATGCCCGGCCACCTGAAGGTCCGCGGTCACGAACGGAAGATCGTGCTGAAGGAGGCGTTGCGTGGCGTGCTGCCGGACGGCATCCTGTTACGCCGCAAGGAGGGCTTCAGCATCCCGATGAAGAACTGGCTGCGACGCGATCTGCAGCCGCTGATGCGCGACCTGCTGTCGCCGGAGCGCCTGCGCCGGCGGGGACTCTTCGAGCCGCGTGAAGTCGATCGGCTGATGCAGGAGCACGTGGCCGGCCGTGCCAACCACGCACACCAGTTGTTCTCGCTGATGGTGTTCGAGCGATGGGCGGACGCGCTCGACGCGCCCGTTCAGTTGCCGCGCGTGGCGACCGCGGTGTCGTAA
- a CDS encoding glycosyltransferase family 2 protein gives MPPEISLVIPIYNEAPNIEALFDEITAALDGWGRAYEVLLIDDGSTDGSAEALARLPARDPRFRVIRFRRNFGQTPAFSAGFAYARGSVIITSDGDLQNDPKDIPMLVARLEEGFDIVCGWRKDRKDTLVTRRIPSVIANKLISRATGVDLHDYGCSLKAFRSEVVKPLRLYGEMHRFIPAIASEFGVKVSEVVVNHRARRAGTSKYGLSRTIRVILDLLTVKFLLNYATRPLQIFGLIGVILGSLGALIMVYLAFVRLFLHQGIADRPLLLFGILLVSSGLQLLTMGLLAELQARTYHESQDKPTYAIRDIVEASAEHPESLHVPVQIGAGPREVSRG, from the coding sequence ATGCCTCCCGAGATCTCGCTCGTCATCCCGATCTACAACGAGGCGCCGAACATCGAGGCCCTGTTCGACGAGATCACGGCGGCGCTCGACGGCTGGGGCCGCGCCTACGAGGTGCTGCTCATCGATGACGGCAGCACCGACGGCAGCGCGGAGGCCCTCGCGCGCCTGCCCGCGCGCGACCCGCGATTCCGCGTCATCCGCTTCCGCAGGAACTTCGGACAGACCCCCGCCTTCTCGGCCGGCTTCGCATATGCGCGCGGCAGCGTGATCATCACCTCCGACGGCGATCTGCAGAACGACCCGAAGGACATCCCGATGCTCGTGGCCAGGCTCGAGGAAGGCTTCGACATCGTCTGCGGCTGGCGCAAGGACCGGAAGGACACGCTCGTCACGCGGCGCATCCCGTCGGTGATCGCCAACAAGCTCATCTCGCGCGCGACGGGCGTCGACCTGCACGACTACGGTTGTTCGCTGAAGGCGTTCCGGAGCGAGGTCGTCAAGCCGCTGCGGCTCTACGGCGAGATGCACAGGTTCATCCCCGCGATCGCGAGCGAGTTCGGCGTGAAGGTGTCGGAGGTGGTCGTGAACCATCGCGCGCGGCGGGCGGGCACGTCCAAGTACGGCCTCTCGCGCACGATCCGCGTGATCCTCGACCTGCTGACGGTGAAGTTCCTGCTCAACTACGCCACGCGGCCGCTGCAGATCTTCGGCCTGATCGGCGTGATTCTCGGCAGCCTCGGTGCGCTCATCATGGTGTACCTGGCGTTCGTGCGCCTCTTCCTGCATCAGGGCATCGCCGATCGTCCACTGCTGCTCTTCGGCATCCTGCTCGTGTCGTCCGGACTTCAGTTGCTGACGATGGGGCTACTCGCCGAACTGCAGGCGCGCACGTATCACGAATCGCAGGACAAACCCACCTACGCGATCCGCGACATCGTCGAGGCATCGGCCGAACATCCCGAGTCATTGCACGTGCCCGTCCAGATCGGTGCGGGTCCGCGGGAGGTGTCGCGCGGGTGA
- a CDS encoding acyltransferase: protein MKTPRDHDTRITVIQRELFDEKKSKAQRYADLVIGRPGLGALLAYECITLLCWGVPGALGLFLRSKLYPLLLGSCGRGVVFGTGVVLRHPHKIHIADNVVIDDGCCLDAKGTDNTGITLGSGVFLGRHAILSCKNGDIVVEDEANIGFNTEIFSASRVRVGRKVLIAAYTYLVGGDHLYDNVEVPVLDQGRTAAGIDIGDHVWLGAHVVVTDGSTVGRDAIIGAGAVVVGAIPDYAIAVGTPAKVVRDRRSPQS, encoded by the coding sequence GTGAAGACGCCGCGCGATCACGACACGCGGATCACGGTGATCCAGCGCGAACTGTTCGACGAGAAGAAGTCGAAGGCGCAGCGCTACGCCGATCTGGTGATCGGGCGACCGGGACTGGGAGCGCTGCTCGCGTATGAGTGCATCACGCTCCTGTGCTGGGGCGTGCCCGGCGCGCTGGGACTCTTCCTTCGCTCGAAGCTGTACCCCCTGCTCCTCGGATCGTGTGGGCGCGGTGTCGTGTTCGGCACAGGCGTCGTGCTCCGGCATCCTCACAAGATCCACATCGCCGACAACGTCGTGATCGACGATGGGTGCTGTCTCGACGCGAAGGGGACCGACAACACGGGCATCACGCTGGGGAGCGGCGTGTTCCTCGGTCGCCACGCGATCCTGAGCTGCAAGAACGGCGACATCGTCGTGGAGGACGAGGCCAACATCGGCTTCAACACCGAGATCTTCTCGGCCTCGCGGGTGCGTGTCGGCAGGAAGGTGCTGATTGCCGCGTACACGTATCTCGTGGGCGGCGATCATCTCTACGACAACGTCGAGGTGCCCGTGCTCGATCAGGGGCGCACCGCCGCTGGCATCGACATCGGCGATCACGTCTGGCTCGGCGCGCACGTCGTCGTGACAGACGGATCCACGGTTGGTCGCGACGCCATCATCGGTGCCGGAGCCGTGGTCGTCGGCGCGATCCCCGACTACGCCATTGCCGTCGGCACGCCGGCCAAAGTCGTCCGGGATCGCCGAAGCCCGCAGAGCTGA
- a CDS encoding DedA family protein: MSKVVAAVQSFAVALGAPGLFLVALLDSSLLSLPQVPDLLLVWMVSREPSMWLVHALMATAGSVVGCVAMYLLARKGGERLLRKMVSEARMARARATFQRWGLLAVLVPSILPPPAPFKVFVLLAGVVQIPLWQFAAAIALGRGFRYTGEALLARWYGQQAMTFLDENLRPVSLGLAALLVVGALVYAVLRQRRTQPAGAV; encoded by the coding sequence ATGTCAAAAGTCGTCGCTGCCGTTCAGTCGTTCGCCGTGGCCCTCGGGGCGCCGGGGTTGTTCCTTGTCGCGCTCCTCGATTCGTCGCTCTTGTCCCTGCCGCAGGTGCCAGACCTCCTGCTCGTGTGGATGGTGAGCCGCGAGCCGTCGATGTGGCTGGTCCACGCGTTGATGGCAACCGCCGGATCGGTCGTGGGCTGCGTGGCGATGTACCTGTTGGCGCGCAAGGGCGGCGAGCGTCTCCTGCGCAAGATGGTGAGCGAGGCGCGGATGGCCCGCGCACGTGCCACGTTCCAGCGCTGGGGATTGCTCGCGGTGCTGGTGCCGTCGATCCTGCCGCCGCCGGCGCCGTTCAAGGTGTTCGTGCTGCTGGCCGGCGTCGTGCAGATCCCGCTCTGGCAGTTCGCCGCGGCGATCGCGCTGGGACGCGGCTTCCGCTACACGGGCGAGGCGTTGCTGGCCCGCTGGTACGGGCAGCAGGCGATGACGTTCCTCGACGAGAACCTGCGCCCCGTATCGCTGGGGCTTGCCGCACTGCTCGTGGTCGGCGCCCTCGTCTACGCGGTGCTCCGCCAGCGTCGGACGCAGCCGGCCGGTGCAGTATAA
- a CDS encoding glycerol-3-phosphate dehydrogenase/oxidase, protein MRRDPSRLTTSEFDLLIVGAGIYGATVAWDATQRGLKVALIDKGDFGSGTSFNNAKTVHGGVRSLQRGHVGEMREYLRERRALSHILPHLVHPLPFLLPTRSSPSRHKLALGTYFKINDLLAADRNALADASKHLPASRIVSREECLRLAPWIDPDGVTGAIEWHDAQLSNSSRAELAFISTAARHGLEAANYVQAVTLLRHDDGRVVGVMAQSSQPDSPHFPIRARIVLLATGGWTAELLRSLGASPSGRRVPQWSVAMNLVLEGKGGTHAVGGTARGRLFFLAPWRGATIAGTSHDPWTGSADHLAPRRDDVHQLLDDVNAAFPRANVRPSDVRLVHRGLLPATEATTARVVLLRESPLNDHAEDGCRNLFSLVGVRYTTARHSAERAVDAVCRALDMARPCLTSTTRLDGGDIHDFHAFVGAAQREATAGVPAALIERLICNYGTAWRDVIAVGDGDPRLLRPLGHRDDGAEDTASGMRQCPVTGAEVLYAVREEMALTLTDALLRRTEAGSRGPAGDAAVKDAAALMAGELGWSDDRRRDEIQALARTYDTAVATRGN, encoded by the coding sequence GTGCGACGCGACCCGAGTCGACTCACGACCTCCGAGTTCGACCTCCTCATCGTGGGTGCCGGCATCTACGGTGCAACGGTTGCCTGGGACGCCACACAACGTGGCCTCAAGGTCGCCCTCATCGACAAGGGCGATTTCGGCAGCGGCACGTCCTTCAACAACGCCAAGACGGTACACGGTGGCGTGCGCTCCCTGCAGCGCGGCCACGTCGGCGAGATGCGCGAATACCTGCGCGAACGCCGCGCGCTCTCGCACATCCTGCCGCACCTGGTCCACCCGCTGCCGTTCCTGCTGCCCACGCGGTCGTCGCCGTCGCGCCACAAGCTGGCGCTGGGCACGTATTTCAAGATCAACGACCTGCTCGCCGCCGATCGGAACGCGCTTGCCGATGCCAGCAAGCACCTCCCCGCCAGCCGCATCGTCTCGCGTGAGGAGTGCCTGCGACTGGCGCCGTGGATCGATCCGGACGGCGTCACCGGCGCGATTGAATGGCACGACGCCCAGCTCTCGAACAGCTCGCGTGCCGAGCTCGCGTTCATCAGCACGGCGGCTCGCCACGGGCTCGAAGCCGCCAACTACGTGCAGGCCGTGACGCTGCTGCGCCACGACGACGGACGCGTGGTGGGCGTGATGGCGCAGTCGTCGCAGCCCGACTCACCGCACTTCCCCATCCGTGCGCGCATCGTGCTGCTTGCGACAGGCGGGTGGACGGCGGAACTGCTGCGGTCGCTTGGCGCGTCGCCCAGCGGACGGCGCGTGCCGCAGTGGTCGGTGGCGATGAATCTCGTGCTCGAGGGCAAGGGCGGCACGCACGCCGTCGGCGGAACCGCGCGTGGACGCCTCTTCTTCCTTGCGCCGTGGCGCGGCGCCACGATCGCCGGTACGAGCCACGACCCATGGACGGGCTCGGCCGATCATCTGGCGCCGCGGCGCGACGATGTGCACCAGCTCCTCGATGATGTCAACGCCGCGTTCCCGCGCGCGAACGTGCGCCCTTCTGACGTCCGCCTCGTCCACCGCGGCCTGCTGCCGGCCACGGAAGCAACGACCGCGCGCGTGGTGCTCCTGCGTGAGAGCCCGCTGAACGACCACGCGGAGGACGGCTGCCGCAATCTGTTCTCGCTCGTGGGCGTGCGCTACACGACGGCACGACACTCGGCCGAGCGCGCCGTGGATGCGGTCTGCCGCGCACTCGACATGGCGCGGCCGTGCCTCACGTCGACCACGCGCCTGGACGGCGGCGACATCCACGACTTCCACGCGTTCGTCGGGGCCGCGCAACGCGAAGCCACGGCCGGGGTGCCGGCGGCGCTCATCGAACGCCTGATCTGCAACTACGGCACCGCGTGGCGCGACGTGATTGCCGTGGGCGATGGCGACCCACGCCTGCTGCGGCCATTGGGACACCGCGACGACGGCGCGGAAGACACGGCATCCGGGATGCGGCAGTGTCCGGTGACGGGTGCCGAGGTGCTCTACGCCGTGCGCGAAGAGATGGCGCTGACGCTGACCGACGCACTGCTGCGGCGAACCGAGGCCGGCAGTCGCGGTCCCGCCGGCGACGCGGCCGTGAAAGACGCTGCAGCGCTCATGGCGGGGGAGCTGGGATGGAGCGACGACCGGCGGCGCGACGAGATACAGGCACTGGCGCGCACTTACGACACCGCGGTCGCCACGCGCGGCAACTGA